The following proteins are encoded in a genomic region of Myxococcales bacterium:
- a CDS encoding B12-binding domain-containing radical SAM protein → MRIALISMPWQDPLSPSIQLGTLKAWMERHRPDIEVDTYELFLELADAVGIHLAKRISVSWVGEALFAYIFFPERANAIAHYLESSRNSDPAFRELDFGSVIETLRSSLLDRLDRTDWSQYRLVGFSVVFAQMIPSLLAAREVKRRAPSTDIVLGGPSCTNLIGKTLLKEFPFLDYVVNGEGESPLLNLTSALEKTAPGETVEVKAVVHRNSPEAAFGEVDQLPNMADLPPPNYDGYFRTLRSCGNSQEEIGRIRIPVETSRGCWWDRSHVDPMLSCTFCNLNLQWHGYREKPVQQSIEDIRELARKYECPDFTVVDNILRHREADGFIEALTAIGGGLDFWMEARASVHPDQIRRLSRAGARVVQFGIEALSTSVLEKMVKGTTTLQNLQAMKFCEQYGIKNTANLIVDYPGMDEADIAETLTNIAFARGYRPLDIADFSLVYQAPAYKAPETFGIRNVRNYHMYGMLLPPDLNQRLFLTEKSFDSAQLDALRPLWRKVKEALREWRNHYDSLRPHVEGNLLLSMQDGRDYLKIRDFRGKNARFHWLRGPERDVYLECERIISIAELRRRFPGIEAAVMDEWISSWMENKLVFVEKGKLLGLAVPWGAIAEDRQIAPKAVSKRRLEVVNA, encoded by the coding sequence ATGCGCATCGCCCTCATCTCGATGCCCTGGCAGGATCCGCTAAGCCCATCGATTCAACTGGGAACCCTCAAGGCCTGGATGGAGCGACACCGTCCCGACATCGAAGTGGACACGTATGAGCTGTTCCTGGAGTTGGCTGATGCTGTCGGGATCCATTTGGCCAAGCGAATCTCGGTGAGCTGGGTCGGCGAAGCCCTGTTCGCCTACATCTTCTTTCCCGAGCGCGCGAACGCCATCGCCCACTATCTCGAATCGTCGCGAAACAGCGATCCAGCCTTCCGTGAGTTAGACTTCGGAAGCGTCATCGAGACCCTACGGTCGAGCCTGCTCGACAGGCTCGACCGGACTGATTGGTCACAATATCGGCTCGTGGGTTTCAGCGTGGTTTTCGCCCAGATGATTCCAAGCCTGCTCGCCGCACGCGAAGTCAAGCGAAGAGCCCCCTCCACGGACATCGTCCTGGGAGGTCCAAGCTGCACGAACCTGATCGGGAAGACTCTGCTAAAGGAGTTCCCATTTTTGGACTATGTCGTCAACGGTGAAGGCGAGAGTCCCCTGTTGAATCTGACTTCGGCTTTGGAGAAGACAGCCCCTGGCGAGACTGTGGAGGTCAAGGCGGTCGTACATCGCAACTCACCCGAGGCGGCCTTCGGCGAGGTTGACCAACTCCCAAACATGGCAGATCTACCTCCACCCAACTACGACGGATACTTTCGCACTCTGCGTTCCTGCGGCAACTCCCAGGAGGAAATCGGCCGCATCCGTATACCGGTAGAGACCAGCAGGGGGTGCTGGTGGGACCGAAGCCATGTCGACCCCATGCTGAGCTGCACGTTCTGCAATCTAAACCTGCAATGGCATGGGTATCGGGAGAAACCCGTCCAGCAGTCGATCGAAGATATCCGCGAACTCGCAAGAAAGTACGAGTGTCCCGATTTCACCGTCGTCGACAATATCCTTCGACACCGCGAAGCGGATGGGTTCATCGAGGCACTGACCGCGATCGGTGGCGGCCTCGACTTCTGGATGGAAGCGCGTGCGTCTGTACACCCCGACCAGATTCGACGACTCAGCCGCGCTGGAGCCCGTGTGGTGCAGTTTGGTATAGAAGCGCTCTCGACGTCTGTTCTCGAGAAGATGGTGAAGGGAACGACGACCTTACAGAATCTGCAGGCGATGAAGTTCTGTGAGCAATACGGCATCAAGAACACGGCAAACTTGATCGTAGACTACCCGGGCATGGACGAAGCAGACATCGCCGAAACACTGACGAACATCGCGTTCGCGCGAGGCTATAGACCGCTTGACATCGCCGACTTCTCGCTGGTGTATCAGGCACCAGCATACAAGGCACCAGAGACGTTCGGAATCCGCAACGTCCGCAACTATCACATGTATGGCATGCTCTTGCCGCCGGACCTGAACCAACGGCTCTTCCTGACCGAGAAGTCTTTCGACAGCGCCCAGTTGGACGCGCTTCGCCCCCTTTGGCGAAAGGTGAAAGAGGCCCTGCGGGAGTGGCGGAATCACTACGACTCACTGCGACCTCACGTGGAGGGAAACCTATTGCTTTCCATGCAAGACGGACGGGACTATCTCAAGATCCGAGACTTTCGCGGCAAGAATGCACGTTTTCACTGGCTGAGGGGCCCTGAGCGGGACGTGTACTTGGAATGTGAAAGGATCATCTCGATCGCCGAGCTGCGACGCAGATTCCCCGGCATCGAAGCGGCTGTCATGGACGAGTGGATCTCGTCTTGGATGGAGAACAAGCTCGTTTTCGTCGAGAAGGGCAAGCTCCTTGGGCTCGCGGTGCCCTGGGGGGCGATAGCAGAGGACCGGCAGATCGCGCCCAAAGCGGTCTCGAAACGAAGACTGGAAGTGGTGAATGCCTGA
- a CDS encoding DUF692 family protein codes for MSDSSRIQAGALGVGVANDLCEPGVIDVVTECYRRGLCQYLTVYAYENYSRGFMERLKAQLPAGLKYVWHASGDFELPFDGTTITANWSRIHEIVDIWRPEWATEDVIVTNFARSRPQGHPNYVQPFLTEECLSVCIRRMREVSERVPVSLFPEVPHFYMPGPDEMHLSTFFRSFVEATGATLNFDVGHFFSYNLLHRRPLLDRIDEFPLSHVGEINTAGGMFGDPAHLTWVDDYTGPLNPITVEALQHVIPRCTNLRAVYTETIGAEPWVLFHNLEILNDLFPAATRARAA; via the coding sequence GTGTCAGATTCGAGTCGGATCCAAGCGGGAGCGCTTGGCGTGGGTGTGGCGAACGATTTGTGCGAGCCAGGGGTCATTGACGTGGTAACCGAGTGTTACCGGCGCGGCCTTTGTCAGTATCTGACGGTCTACGCCTACGAGAACTACTCCCGCGGTTTCATGGAGCGGCTAAAGGCCCAACTTCCCGCAGGATTGAAGTACGTTTGGCACGCCAGCGGGGACTTCGAGCTTCCCTTCGATGGTACGACGATCACGGCGAACTGGAGCAGAATCCATGAGATCGTCGACATCTGGCGGCCAGAGTGGGCCACCGAAGACGTCATAGTCACCAACTTCGCTCGCTCTCGTCCGCAAGGCCACCCCAACTACGTGCAGCCCTTCCTCACGGAGGAATGCCTCTCGGTTTGTATTCGACGGATGCGCGAGGTGAGCGAACGAGTACCGGTGTCGCTCTTCCCAGAGGTTCCGCACTTCTACATGCCCGGACCGGACGAGATGCACCTTTCCACGTTCTTCCGTTCGTTCGTGGAAGCCACGGGCGCAACGCTCAACTTCGATGTGGGCCACTTCTTCAGCTACAACCTGCTTCATCGACGCCCTCTCCTCGATCGCATCGACGAATTCCCCTTGAGTCACGTCGGAGAGATCAACACCGCCGGCGGCATGTTCGGAGATCCCGCCCACCTCACCTGGGTCGACGACTACACGGGTCCCCTCAACCCCATCACCGTCGAAGCCCTCCAACACGTGATTCCACGTTGTACAAACCTTCGCGCCGTATACACCGAGACAATCGGGGCAGAGCCCTGGGTCCTTTTCCACAACCTCGAGATCCTAAACGATCTCTTCCCGGCGGCGACCCGCGCCCGCGCCGCCTGA
- a CDS encoding aminotransferase class I/II-fold pyridoxal phosphate-dependent enzyme, with the protein MVIYVGSLLKVLAPGLRIGYAVAPVPVLERMAALRTSIDRQGDNVAEAAVAELLEDGDLARRSRRMRQVYQARRDVLMTALRDTLGERVSFEVPQGGMALWVQVHGDDPVAWAKKARECGVTFGAGRDYHVFRKPVPFVRMGFTRLDERELRRAVRLAETAWVEA; encoded by the coding sequence GTGGTCATCTACGTCGGCAGCCTGCTGAAGGTTCTAGCCCCAGGGCTGCGCATTGGCTACGCGGTGGCACCCGTGCCCGTGCTCGAACGCATGGCGGCCCTGCGGACATCCATCGACCGACAGGGCGACAACGTGGCCGAAGCGGCGGTGGCGGAGCTTCTCGAAGATGGTGATCTGGCCCGCCGTTCGCGTCGCATGCGCCAGGTCTATCAGGCAAGGCGCGACGTGCTGATGACGGCGCTTCGAGACACGCTGGGTGAACGCGTTTCGTTCGAGGTGCCCCAGGGCGGCATGGCGTTATGGGTACAGGTTCATGGCGACGATCCGGTCGCGTGGGCGAAAAAGGCACGGGAGTGCGGTGTCACGTTCGGCGCGGGACGCGATTACCACGTGTTTCGCAAGCCCGTGCCGTTCGTTCGCATGGGCTTCACACGCCTCGACGAACGTGAACTGCGGCGGGCGGTACGGTTGGCTGAAACCGCCTGGGTCGAGGCCTGA
- a CDS encoding aspartyl/asparaginyl beta-hydroxylase domain-containing protein, producing the protein MRDQARELKRSADALWAESCARYPGSELERLEVFFAVARGEATPPDPGPQRALHSRLYVPGLTERPWWDAHAFPLARRLESRFPLIREEAVRLLSKPWVFRSHPGRSGSSPAKDPQSPLEGEWRGYYLQRHLRRVPSTAAEAPVALRTLDEVPPAREALMSFLGPHSRIKEHSDKVNFVVTLYLPLFSDGAWISFGGQRRTWIDGRCMAADSSYYHESVNTSDVWRGLMLVDLWHPELSEIERTVLERAVPRLNDVLLWGAPN; encoded by the coding sequence ATGAGAGATCAAGCCCGCGAATTGAAGCGCTCTGCCGACGCACTTTGGGCCGAGTCGTGCGCCCGCTATCCTGGGAGCGAACTCGAGCGGCTCGAGGTATTCTTCGCCGTGGCCAGGGGTGAGGCTACCCCACCCGACCCAGGCCCTCAACGCGCCTTGCATTCCCGCCTGTACGTACCAGGGCTCACAGAGAGGCCTTGGTGGGATGCGCATGCCTTTCCGCTCGCGAGACGTCTCGAGAGCCGGTTCCCCCTCATTCGGGAAGAGGCGGTGCGGCTTCTGAGCAAGCCGTGGGTCTTCCGTTCACATCCGGGTCGATCTGGCAGCAGCCCGGCGAAAGACCCGCAATCGCCGCTCGAGGGTGAGTGGAGGGGATACTACCTGCAACGCCACCTTCGCCGCGTCCCCTCCACAGCGGCGGAGGCACCCGTTGCGCTGCGCACCCTCGATGAGGTTCCTCCCGCGCGCGAGGCGCTCATGTCCTTCCTCGGGCCTCACTCCCGGATCAAGGAACACAGTGACAAGGTGAATTTCGTGGTCACTTTGTACTTGCCCCTGTTCTCGGATGGAGCCTGGATCAGCTTCGGGGGTCAACGACGCACCTGGATCGATGGACGATGCATGGCCGCCGACAGCAGCTACTACCACGAGTCTGTCAACACGAGCGACGTTTGGAGAGGGCTCATGCTGGTGGATCTTTGGCATCCGGAGCTCAGTGAGATCGAGCGCACCGTTCTGGAACGAGCGGTTCCGCGTCTCAACGACGTTCTGCTGTGGGGTGCCCCCAATTGA
- a CDS encoding 50S ribosomal protein L11 methyltransferase, whose translation MLREFGRYVADLERTDAYGRAIREQVRKGDVVVDVGAGFGLLSLLCARAGARRVYAIEQGTYCELGRAIAQDNQLADRIVWVSANSLAVDLPERADVVVSELFGQFALEEFVVEYLHDARRRFLKPGGRMIPQELALALTPIEHEGLRHRLLPTHGQCWTNVAGFDLRRLQQAVLVNEASPYVVEACRQARALGPTVPFMHFELGESTSGRFLRRVVCPIDRPGVLDGIMGTFWARLSPSVELSTAPNAPPTHWSQVVFPKLPRTVVDPGDVAEVEIGFHPGGRWSFGLVELRGHGDVRRQPGLRSALCSHR comes from the coding sequence ATGCTGCGTGAGTTCGGACGATACGTGGCCGACCTCGAGCGGACGGATGCTTACGGCCGCGCGATCCGGGAGCAAGTCAGAAAGGGCGACGTGGTCGTCGACGTGGGGGCCGGATTCGGACTGCTCTCGCTGCTCTGTGCCCGGGCCGGGGCACGACGCGTTTACGCCATCGAGCAGGGCACCTACTGCGAGCTCGGGCGCGCCATCGCGCAAGACAACCAGTTGGCCGATCGAATCGTGTGGGTCTCTGCAAACTCCCTCGCCGTCGACCTGCCGGAACGCGCTGACGTCGTCGTCTCGGAACTATTCGGACAGTTTGCGCTCGAAGAGTTCGTCGTCGAGTACCTTCACGATGCACGTCGCCGTTTTCTCAAGCCTGGCGGCCGCATGATCCCGCAAGAACTTGCGCTCGCGCTGACCCCGATCGAGCACGAAGGGCTGAGGCACAGGTTGCTGCCTACGCATGGGCAGTGCTGGACCAACGTCGCTGGTTTCGATCTTCGCCGCCTACAGCAAGCGGTGCTGGTCAACGAGGCATCGCCCTACGTGGTCGAAGCCTGTCGACAGGCCCGGGCCTTGGGACCGACCGTTCCATTCATGCACTTCGAGCTCGGCGAATCGACCAGCGGCAGGTTTCTTCGAAGGGTTGTCTGCCCAATTGACAGGCCGGGTGTTCTGGACGGCATCATGGGCACCTTTTGGGCGAGGCTGTCTCCCAGCGTCGAGCTGTCGACGGCGCCGAATGCGCCTCCCACTCACTGGAGCCAAGTCGTGTTTCCGAAGCTTCCTCGCACAGTCGTGGACCCAGGCGATGTTGCCGAGGTGGAGATCGGGTTTCATCCAGGTGGACGCTGGTCGTTTGGACTGGTCGAGTTGCGGGGTCATGGGGATGTTCGGCGACAGCCCGGGCTTCGAAGCGCGCTTTGCAGTCACCGTTGA
- a CDS encoding chloramphenicol phosphotransferase CPT family protein: MSSVLILEGVTGAGKTSVLRAMESCFSHRPSLIPEEDTLGDLMNQVRNPAWRERPRFEALDAVLARIERHRDEGAAGLLLVERFHLTAYALFPRWELLDQYDERLEALDASLVLLTFPSELAETRSIERPDRLEWAQDMDAWYGSREAAIEAVRWSQAHRWDGLKKTRLPFLHLDTRRQDWSRYARAIKAFVKPPGAVKWT; this comes from the coding sequence TTGAGCTCCGTTCTGATTCTGGAAGGCGTCACGGGGGCGGGAAAGACGTCGGTTCTGCGCGCGATGGAGAGCTGCTTTTCCCATCGACCCTCGCTCATCCCAGAGGAGGACACACTTGGGGACCTGATGAACCAGGTGCGCAACCCCGCCTGGAGGGAGAGGCCCAGGTTTGAGGCCCTCGACGCGGTCCTCGCCAGAATCGAACGACACCGGGACGAAGGGGCGGCGGGGCTGCTCTTGGTTGAGCGGTTTCACCTGACGGCCTACGCCCTCTTTCCTCGGTGGGAACTTCTCGACCAATACGACGAGCGCCTCGAAGCGCTCGACGCCTCTCTCGTTCTGTTGACCTTTCCTTCCGAGCTTGCGGAGACACGTTCGATAGAGCGCCCCGACAGGCTGGAGTGGGCCCAAGACATGGACGCATGGTACGGCTCCCGAGAAGCTGCAATCGAAGCCGTCCGCTGGTCGCAGGCGCACCGATGGGACGGACTAAAGAAGACACGCCTCCCCTTCTTGCACCTAGATACCCGTCGCCAGGATTGGTCCCGTTACGCACGCGCGATCAAGGCCTTCGTCAAACCGCCAGGAGCTGTCAAGTGGACGTAA
- a CDS encoding DinB family protein — protein MASPEWLSSLARYSRWMNDKLFERASTLSDEVRKKDAGAFFRSIHGTLNHLLLTDRVWLARFEGKTLPDGCIGPGGIRSLDQELYGSFEELRLERRRTDEALSAWVAGLTPERLTGPLVYLRLGQRQEAPLWWAVSHLFNHQTHHRGQVTTLLTQQGCDPGVTDLFAMLREEAASVS, from the coding sequence ATGGCGAGCCCCGAATGGTTGAGTTCCCTTGCGCGATACAGCCGCTGGATGAACGACAAGCTCTTCGAGCGCGCCTCCACGCTCAGTGACGAGGTTCGCAAGAAGGACGCAGGCGCGTTCTTCCGCTCGATTCACGGCACGCTCAACCATCTCTTGCTGACCGATAGAGTGTGGCTCGCCCGGTTTGAGGGTAAGACCCTGCCCGACGGCTGCATCGGCCCTGGGGGCATCCGCTCTTTGGACCAGGAGCTCTACGGCAGCTTCGAAGAGCTGCGCCTCGAGCGGCGGCGTACGGACGAGGCCCTTTCCGCATGGGTCGCCGGGCTCACTCCGGAGAGGTTGACGGGGCCACTCGTCTACCTGCGGCTTGGACAGCGGCAGGAGGCGCCACTGTGGTGGGCCGTCTCCCATCTCTTCAACCACCAAACTCACCATCGCGGCCAGGTGACCACCCTGCTCACGCAACAGGGCTGTGACCCGGGCGTCACGGATCTTTTTGCGATGCTGCGCGAGGAGGCAGCCTCGGTTTCGTAA
- a CDS encoding pentapeptide repeat-containing protein, with the protein MATPSFPVIQLRGAVLKGADLSNQDLRGASLAGADLTEANLSNSDLRGANLDGAILTGAKLDGVRWK; encoded by the coding sequence ATGGCGACACCCAGTTTCCCCGTCATTCAGCTCCGCGGCGCTGTCCTCAAAGGTGCGGACCTCTCGAACCAGGATCTTCGTGGCGCCAGTCTGGCAGGCGCCGACCTGACGGAGGCCAACCTGAGCAATTCGGACCTCCGTGGTGCAAATCTCGATGGGGCCATCCTCACCGGAGCCAAGTTGGACGGGGTGAGGTGGAAGTGA